One stretch of Aigarchaeota archaeon DNA includes these proteins:
- a CDS encoding 4-vinyl reductase, which produces MIQKSDDSGFEEVLDWRALLYMSSILARLFGKATCNTIFFMLGVAEGYKISNLLLQKLNLSTTENGLDINGVLKELTKILVESNYVERFWFFESKIPNDNVKEYHVRVSNNAILSMLLEQDHNVDERENSLFCNFMRGILKSIFTKFLGHYVQIIESECQLKNKQFCEYVIRKA; this is translated from the coding sequence ATGATTCAAAAAAGTGACGATTCTGGATTTGAAGAGGTTCTGGACTGGCGCGCCCTACTTTATATGAGCAGCATACTCGCGAGATTATTTGGCAAAGCAACATGTAACACAATATTCTTCATGCTTGGAGTTGCCGAAGGTTATAAGATATCCAACTTACTCTTACAAAAGCTTAACCTCTCTACCACCGAAAACGGATTAGACATTAACGGAGTCCTCAAAGAGCTCACAAAAATCTTAGTAGAAAGCAATTACGTCGAAAGGTTTTGGTTTTTTGAGTCTAAAATTCCGAATGATAACGTTAAGGAATATCACGTCCGCGTTAGCAATAACGCCATACTATCTATGCTCCTAGAGCAAGACCATAATGTAGACGAACGTGAAAACTCGCTTTTCTGTAATTTTATGCGCGGCATTCTAAAATCAATATTCACAAAGTTTCTGGGGCATTATGTGCAAATCATTGAAAGTGAATGTCAACTGAAGAACAAACAATTCTGTGAATATGTGATCAGAAAGGCATAA